CATGGGTCTCGAGGGTCCAGCGCAGTTTCAGGCCGAGCTCCTGCAGCAGGGTGAGGTAAGCGCCGGTGTGTTCGCGCACCGTGTCGATCAGCACGGCGTCGGCCGTGAGCGGATCGGCGAGCAGATAGGTGCAGGTGCTGCTCTCTGCATCGAACAGCTGGCGGAAGATGATGCGCATGCCGGCAACTCCTTGAACGGTTGACGGATTCTAGCCCGAACGGGCGGCGGGCGGCTTGGTCGCCGGCAGGGTGATCGAGGCCACCAGGCCGCCATCGGGGTGGTTGCTCAGGTCAAAACGGCCGCCGTGAGCGCGTGCGAAGCGATCGACGATGGCCAGGCCGAGCCCGGCGCCCTGGGTATTGCCGCGTGCCTCGTCGAGGCGCACGAAGGGGCGCTTGAGGCGTTCGAGCTGATCTTCGGGAATGCCCGGGCCCTCGTCGCGCAGCGCGATCTTCCAGCTGCCGTTGACCGCCTCGGTGCTCACCGACAGCGTCTGCCCGGGCTTGCCGTAGCGCTCCGCGTTGTCGATGAGATTGCGCAGCGCGCGCCGCAGCGGCAGCGTCTGCGCCAGCACCGTGGCGTTCGGATGCAGGTGGGTGTCGACGGCGTGGCCGCGCAGTCGGTCGGCCGAGACGATATCCTCGATGAGCGGTGCGAGGACGACCGGTTCAGGCGGGGCGTCGTCGTTGCGTCCATAGTCGACGAACTGGCCGATGACCCGATCCATCTCCTCGATGTCGCTGACCATGGCGCGGATATCCCCGCTGGGGGCCCCGGTCATTTCCACCCCGAGACGCAGGCGCGCCAGGGGAGTGCGCAGGTCGTGCGAGACGCCGGCGAGAATCACCGCGCGGTCGCTCTCCAGCTGGGCCAGGTCGCCGGCCATCTGGTTGAAGGCCGAGGCGACCTCGGCGATCTCGCCGGGGCCGTCCTCGGGCAGGGGGGCCGGCTGCTTGCCATGACCGATCAGGCGGGCGGCCTCGGCGATCTGCCGCAGCGGGCGTCCGATCCGGAACACGATCAGGTACGCGCCGAGCAGGGCGAAGGCCATGATCGCCACGCCCCAGCCCAGCCATTCGAGCGGGCGTGGACGCTGGATGCGTTCGGCCGGCAGCATCACCCAGTACTCATCGGTGTCGGACGGGTCCAGCTTGAAGCTGACCCAGAAGCCCTCGAGTTCCTCCCAGCTGCCGGCGAAACGGGTCTGCGGGCCCAGTTCGCGGCGCACGTCCCGGGTCAGCAGTTCCATGGCGCGGGTGTCGGGCAGGGGGGTGATACGGTCGGTGGCTTCGGCCGGATAGACCCGGATCCCCTCCATCGCGGTCAGGTCGATGAGCAGCTCGAGACGGCGGTCCGCATCGGCATTGATGAGCGCGGTGCGGGTCAGATTCACGATACTGGTGACGGTCTGGGCCAGATCCCGCGCGCGCGGTTCGAGTTCGAAATGACGCACGATCTCGGACCACGCCGAGAACGCGAGGATCAGCATGATCGCCAGCGAGGCGAAGGTCTGCCACAGCAGAGTGCGTGGCAGGAAGGTCGGAGGTCCCTTGGCGGGTGGCGTCATGGCGTCGGAATGGGCAAGCGGCGCAACACAAGGCGGTCAGCGGCGGCCGGGACCGCCCGGCCGGCCAGCTCAGTCGGCCTTGCTGCCGTCCGGCACGAACACGTAGCCGAACCCCCAGACGGTCTGGATGTAGCGGGGCTTGCCCGGATCTTCCTCCACCAGCTTGCGCAGGCGCGAGATCTGTACGTCGATGGCGCGGTCGAACACGCCATACTCCCGGCCGCGGGCCAGTTCCATGAGCTTGTCGCGCGACAGCGGCTGGCGCGGATGCTGGACCAGCACCTTGAGCAGGGAGAATTCGCCCGTGGTCAGCGTGATTTCCTCGTCGCCGCGCACCAGGGTGCGGTTGCCCAGGTTGACGGTGACCGCGCCGAAATTGACGATCTCGTCGTCCAGGGTGGGGGCGCCGGGCAGCTGCTGTGGCTGACGGCGCATCACGGCCTGGATGCGCGCCACCAGCTCGCGCGGGTTGAAGGGCTTGGGCAGGTAGTCGTCGGCGCCCATCTCGAGGCCGACGATGCGGTCCACGTCATCGCCCTTGGCGGTGAGCATGATGATCGGTGTCGCGTCCTCGGCGGCGCGCAGCCGGCGGCAGATCGCCAGGCCGTCTTCGCCGGGGAGCATCAGGTCGAGCACGATCAGGTCATAGTGTTCCCGATGCAGGGCGCGATCCATGGCGGTACTGTCGACCACCGCCTTGACCGAGTAGCCTTGCTCGGACAGATAGCGCGAGAGCAGGTCGCGCAGGCGCGCATCGTCGTCGACGACGAGGACGCGATAACGGGTCTTGGGGCTTGCGAGTGTGTTCATGGGCTGCAATCGTATCCACAGGACTCCGGCCGCGCCAGCGATCCGGACCGGGTTGGCGAAACTTATGCGTAACCGTTCGTAAGTTCACACTTTAGGCGTAATAAAGGCTTACACCCTTCTTGGCGCGTCGCTAGAATCCAAGTATGTATCATTCTCGTGGCAAAGTGCTCACCAACCGCATTGGCGCAACAACACGACGCATGACGAAGTTCCGATCCTGTTTCCTGACGCGTTCCATCCTCGCTGCGGCGGGAGCCGTTCTGCTTGCCGGAGCGGCGCCCGCTTTTGCCGACGGGACCGACCGCCTCGCGACGCAGGACCAGGATCGCATGCGCCGGGCGGACGTGCGCGCCACGGTGGCCAGCTTCGCCCACATCGACAGCAAGCAGATCGGCGAGCGTCGCTCCCTGAGCGAAGAGGAGCGCCTCGAGATGCGCCGCCAGATCGACGAGGCCATTCGCAAGGCCTACGGGCGCCGCCACCTGCAGCGCGACTGAGCCGAGCGCTTGCCTCATCCGGCGGGTACAATCCCGTCTCGATGAAGCTCCTGGGCATTGAAACCTCCTGCGAAATCGTGACGGTTGCCGTCGCCACGGGCGAGCAACTCGCGCAGCGCCGTCTGGACGGTACACGCACCCCTTCCGAAACCCTCGTTCCGACCGCCTTGGCCCTGCTGGCCGAGCACGGCCTGAGCCTGTCCGCGCTTGATGCGATCGTCCTCGGCGTCGGGCCGGGCGCGTTCACCGGATTGCGCCTCGGCTGCAGCGTGGCGCAGGGTTTCGCCCTCACGGCCGATCTGCCGGTGCTGCCGGTGTGTTCGCTCGATGCCATCGCGGCGGCGCAGCCGCATCCGATGGTGTTCGTGGCCACGGACGCCCGCATGGGCGAGACCTATCATGCCGCCTACCGTCGGGAAGGCGACGACGTGCTCGCGGTCACGGCCCCGGCATGCCTGCCGCCGGAACTGGTCGCGTTGCCCGAGGGGGCGTGGTGGGGCGCCGGTTCGGCCTTCCGGGCCTGTGCCGATCGCCTGCTCGTAAACGAGACGCGCCTGCTCGGCTGCGACGCCGAGGCCGTGCCCGAGGCATCGGCCCTGCTGCGCCTGGCACAGCTGCGCGGCCTCGAGGCGGCGTGCGACGTGACCCGGATCGGTCCGCTCTATGTGCGCGACAAGGTGGCGCTGACCACGGCCGAGCGGCTGGCGCGGGGCGGCAAGGCATGAGCGTGGTGGCCCCGTGCGCGCTTCGCCCCATGCGCAGCGAGGACATCGCCTGGGTGATGTGCCATGAACCTCAGCTCTACCCCTATCCCTGGACGGCCGGCAACTTTGCCGATTCGCTGTCCGCCGGCTATCTGTGCCGCATCGTCTGCCAGGGGGATGCCCCGGTGGGCTACGCCGTGATGATGCTGATCCTCGACGAGGCGCATCTGCTCAACATCAGCGTCATCGCCAATGCCCAGCGCCAGGGGGTCGGGCACATGCTGCTCACACTCATGTGCGACGAGGCGCGGGCCCTGGGCGCCACGCAATGTTTTCTCGAAGTGCGCCCCTCGAACGCGGCCGCACTGGCGTTGTACGAGCGCTTCGGCTTCGTGGGCATCGCCCGTCGCCGCGGTTACTACCCGGCGCCGGACGGGCGCGAGGATGCCATCGTGATGCGGGCGGCGCTGTGAGCGGGCGGCGCGACCACATCCTGAACGCGATGGGCCTGGGGCCGATCTGGCGCCTGCGCGACCGCGACCCGGAGGCGGGCGACGACATCGCACCGGCGCCGGAAGCCGAGGTCGCCGCGCCGCCTGCCGTGGCGGCGGTCGAAGCGCCGCCGTCCGTCGCGCCACCACCGGTGCATGGTGCGCCACCACCGATCGAGACGGCCGTGTCGGCGCCACGTGTGGCGGACATGTCCGACCTCGCGTCGCTGGACTGGGAGGCCCTGACCGAACGCATCCTCGGCTGCCGTGCCTGCGCCCTGTGCGAGCAACGCACCCAGGCGGTGCCGGGCGTCGGTGACCGCCAGGCCGACTGGCTGTTCGTCGGCGAAGGGCCGGGCGCGGAGGAGGATGCGCGCGGCGAACCCTTCGTGGGCAAGGCCGGCAAGCTGCTCGACGCCATGCTCGCGGCCATCGATCTGAAGCGTGGCGAGGGCGTCTACATCGCCAACACGGTCAAGTGCCGGCCGCCGTTGAACCGCACCCCAGAGGCTTCCGAGCTCGCTGCCTGCTTCCCCTATCTGGCGCGTCAGATCGCGCTCATCCGGCCGAAGCTCATCGTCGCCCTGGGCCGGCCGGCGGCGCAGAGCCTGCTCAATACCGAGATCCGCATCGCCTCGGCGCGGGGCCGGTGTTTCGATTACGATGGCATTCCGGTGGTGGTCACCTATCATCCGGCCTACCTGCTGCGAAACCCGCTGGACAAGGCCAAGGCATGGGAAGACCTGTGCTTCGCGCGCCGGCACATGGCGCAGCTGTCCCCTGGAGATTCCCGATGAACGCCTTGCGTCTTGTTGCAATTTTGCTCGTCACCGCCCTGTTGTCCGGCTGTGGCTACAACCAGATCCAGATCAACGACGAGAAGGTCACCTCGGCCTGGGCGGAAGTGCTCAACCAGTACAAACGCCGTGCCGACCTGGTGCCCAATCTGGTCAAGGTGGTCCAGGGCTATGCCGACCACGAAAAGGAAGTGCTGACCCAGGTGACCGAGGCGCGCGCCCGCGTGGCCGGCATCCAGGTCACGCCCGAACTGGTGAACGATCCGGCCGCGATGGCGAAGTTCCAGCAGGCCCAAGCCGGCCTCAGCGGCGCGCTGTCGCGCCTGCTGGTGACTGTGGAGCGCTATCCCGACCTCAAAGCGGACCAGAACTTCCGCGACCTGCAGGCCCAGCTCGAAGGCACCGAAAACCGCATCACCGTGGCCCGTAACCG
The nucleotide sequence above comes from Nitrogeniibacter mangrovi. Encoded proteins:
- a CDS encoding ATP-binding protein, encoding MTPPAKGPPTFLPRTLLWQTFASLAIMLILAFSAWSEIVRHFELEPRARDLAQTVTSIVNLTRTALINADADRRLELLIDLTAMEGIRVYPAEATDRITPLPDTRAMELLTRDVRRELGPQTRFAGSWEELEGFWVSFKLDPSDTDEYWVMLPAERIQRPRPLEWLGWGVAIMAFALLGAYLIVFRIGRPLRQIAEAARLIGHGKQPAPLPEDGPGEIAEVASAFNQMAGDLAQLESDRAVILAGVSHDLRTPLARLRLGVEMTGAPSGDIRAMVSDIEEMDRVIGQFVDYGRNDDAPPEPVVLAPLIEDIVSADRLRGHAVDTHLHPNATVLAQTLPLRRALRNLIDNAERYGKPGQTLSVSTEAVNGSWKIALRDEGPGIPEDQLERLKRPFVRLDEARGNTQGAGLGLAIVDRFARAHGGRFDLSNHPDGGLVASITLPATKPPAARSG
- the ompR gene encoding osmolarity response regulator transcription factor OmpR encodes the protein MNTLASPKTRYRVLVVDDDARLRDLLSRYLSEQGYSVKAVVDSTAMDRALHREHYDLIVLDLMLPGEDGLAICRRLRAAEDATPIIMLTAKGDDVDRIVGLEMGADDYLPKPFNPRELVARIQAVMRRQPQQLPGAPTLDDEIVNFGAVTVNLGNRTLVRGDEEITLTTGEFSLLKVLVQHPRQPLSRDKLMELARGREYGVFDRAIDVQISRLRKLVEEDPGKPRYIQTVWGFGYVFVPDGSKAD
- the tsaB gene encoding tRNA (adenosine(37)-N6)-threonylcarbamoyltransferase complex dimerization subunit type 1 TsaB — protein: MKLLGIETSCEIVTVAVATGEQLAQRRLDGTRTPSETLVPTALALLAEHGLSLSALDAIVLGVGPGAFTGLRLGCSVAQGFALTADLPVLPVCSLDAIAAAQPHPMVFVATDARMGETYHAAYRREGDDVLAVTAPACLPPELVALPEGAWWGAGSAFRACADRLLVNETRLLGCDAEAVPEASALLRLAQLRGLEAACDVTRIGPLYVRDKVALTTAERLARGGKA
- the rimI gene encoding ribosomal protein S18-alanine N-acetyltransferase — encoded protein: MSVVAPCALRPMRSEDIAWVMCHEPQLYPYPWTAGNFADSLSAGYLCRIVCQGDAPVGYAVMMLILDEAHLLNISVIANAQRQGVGHMLLTLMCDEARALGATQCFLEVRPSNAAALALYERFGFVGIARRRGYYPAPDGREDAIVMRAAL
- a CDS encoding uracil-DNA glycosylase — encoded protein: MSGRRDHILNAMGLGPIWRLRDRDPEAGDDIAPAPEAEVAAPPAVAAVEAPPSVAPPPVHGAPPPIETAVSAPRVADMSDLASLDWEALTERILGCRACALCEQRTQAVPGVGDRQADWLFVGEGPGAEEDARGEPFVGKAGKLLDAMLAAIDLKRGEGVYIANTVKCRPPLNRTPEASELAACFPYLARQIALIRPKLIVALGRPAAQSLLNTEIRIASARGRCFDYDGIPVVVTYHPAYLLRNPLDKAKAWEDLCFARRHMAQLSPGDSR
- a CDS encoding LemA family protein, translated to MNALRLVAILLVTALLSGCGYNQIQINDEKVTSAWAEVLNQYKRRADLVPNLVKVVQGYADHEKEVLTQVTEARARVAGIQVTPELVNDPAAMAKFQQAQAGLSGALSRLLVTVERYPDLKADQNFRDLQAQLEGTENRITVARNRFIQAVQTYNISVRTFPNNLTAMMFGYEKKASFTVENEAAISQPPAVDFGGGK